From a single Natronorubrum tibetense GA33 genomic region:
- a CDS encoding ATP-binding protein — protein sequence MDTWKSIASDFGGRRAIISLGVLYILFAIGLAYIEIVRGDPVVDSLFISGFIGVPGVVLLLGGYWLPRTDVTPQFYPTITKWCLGAIGILGGILTLYHFAPGTAISNPARALLAITAFVLVPAFAGGINDARSETRALELKRRSRQQQVVADLGQFALETDDLDEIMHEASRQVADVLDNKYCKILDLDEERQELLLRQGVGWKDGFVGEATISAVEDDSQASYTLKNNHPIVVEDLETESRFSGPELLTSHNVRSGISTVIGPIDEPWGILGTHDMAPKSFTDEDVAFVQSVANVLAEAIADKTYQHELEQLVNNLAESNERLEQFAHAASHDLQEPLRMVSSYLQLIERRYGDELDDDGQEFLEFAVDGADRMSAMIDGLLHYSRVDSRGESLEPVNLNDVIADVRRDLDPRITESNAEVQIEELPRVRGDESQLRQVFQNLLKNAIDYCGDSQPRVYVSAEKNGTDWIVSVRDEGVGINPAEQDRIFDVFHSHVPHDDHSGSGIGLALCERIVKRHDGKIWVESEPGEGATFSFTLPEPTEQEL from the coding sequence CGAAATCGTGCGAGGAGATCCTGTGGTGGACTCTCTCTTCATTTCCGGTTTTATTGGCGTGCCGGGTGTCGTCCTCCTTCTTGGTGGCTACTGGCTACCACGGACTGACGTAACCCCCCAATTCTATCCGACCATTACAAAATGGTGTCTCGGTGCTATCGGTATTCTGGGCGGCATCCTCACTCTCTACCACTTCGCACCCGGTACAGCTATCAGTAACCCTGCTCGAGCACTCCTCGCTATCACCGCATTTGTACTCGTCCCCGCTTTTGCCGGGGGGATTAACGACGCACGGTCGGAAACTCGTGCGTTGGAACTCAAGCGTCGATCTCGACAGCAACAGGTCGTCGCCGACCTTGGGCAATTCGCACTCGAAACTGATGACCTCGACGAGATCATGCACGAAGCCTCCCGTCAAGTGGCGGACGTTCTCGACAACAAGTATTGCAAGATACTCGATCTCGACGAGGAACGCCAAGAACTGCTCCTTCGCCAAGGTGTCGGGTGGAAGGACGGATTTGTTGGCGAAGCGACGATCTCTGCCGTTGAAGACGACTCTCAAGCCTCGTACACGCTGAAGAACAACCACCCGATTGTCGTTGAAGACCTTGAAACGGAATCGCGATTTAGCGGCCCGGAATTGCTGACGAGTCATAACGTCCGTAGCGGCATCAGTACGGTTATTGGGCCAATTGACGAGCCGTGGGGTATCTTGGGCACCCACGATATGGCCCCCAAATCGTTTACCGACGAGGACGTTGCCTTCGTCCAGAGCGTCGCAAACGTTCTCGCCGAAGCAATCGCAGATAAAACCTACCAGCACGAACTTGAACAGTTAGTGAATAACCTCGCGGAGTCGAACGAACGCTTGGAGCAATTCGCCCACGCCGCCTCGCACGATCTCCAAGAGCCACTGCGAATGGTCTCGTCGTATCTGCAACTCATCGAGCGTCGCTATGGAGACGAACTTGACGACGACGGACAGGAATTTCTCGAATTTGCCGTTGACGGAGCCGACCGAATGAGTGCAATGATCGACGGCTTGCTTCATTATTCGCGGGTAGATTCTCGGGGAGAATCACTTGAACCGGTTAATCTCAATGACGTGATTGCAGACGTACGCAGAGACCTCGACCCCCGAATTACAGAGAGTAACGCCGAGGTGCAGATTGAAGAGTTGCCTCGCGTCCGCGGCGACGAAAGCCAACTTCGGCAGGTGTTCCAGAACCTGTTGAAAAACGCGATCGACTATTGCGGAGATAGTCAGCCACGGGTGTACGTTTCCGCCGAAAAAAACGGTACAGACTGGATCGTGTCAGTTCGAGACGAAGGTGTAGGTATCAACCCCGCCGAGCAAGATCGTATCTTCGACGTATTCCACAGCCATGTTCCCCACGACGATCACTCCGGTTCCGGAATTGGGTTAGCGCTCTGTGAACGGATTGTCAAACGTCATGACGGTAAAATCTGGGTTGAGTCTGAACCCGGCGAGGGAGCAACCTTTTCGTTTACGCTGCCAGAGCCAACAGAACAGGAACTCTAA